One window from the genome of Lysobacter helvus encodes:
- a CDS encoding NADP-dependent malic enzyme: MTDDLKQSALDYHRVEPRGKIKVVPTKPMVTQRDLSLAYSPGVAYACEAIVADPNAASEMTARGNLVAVITNGTAVLGLGDIGPLAGKPVMEGKGVLFQKFAGIDVFDIEIDERDPDKLVEIIASLEPTFGGINLEDIKAPECFIVERKLRERMNIPVFHDDQHGTAIIVGAAVYNALEIVGKKIEDVKLATSGAGAAGIACLDMLVALGMKPENILAFDREGVLYTGRGHMDPDKLRYARDTDKRTLADICNGADIFLGLSAGGVLKPEMVATMADRPIILALANPNPEILPEDARRVRPDCIIATGRSDYPNQVNNALCFPYIFRGALDVGATEINEAMKLACVRAIAALARREASDLAAAYGGEIPSFGPEYLIPRPFDPRLLVMLAPAVAKAAMESGMATRPIADFAAYEEKLGQFIYRTGLVMKPVYDRARADVKRVVYAEGEEETVLRAVQTVIDEGLASPILIGRPDVIDTRIKRLGLRMRPGVDFELTNINDDPRFNEYWQQYHALTERRGVTPAAAKNLLRSRPTLIAALMVERGEADAMISGLVGRFHKKLGYIRSVFGLDPGVTSTSAMTGVINEQGVWFFLDTHVQLDPTAEQIAESTLQATYRLKLFGIEPKVALLSHSNFGSHDDASARKMRQVREILKARVPRLEVDGEMMADTAWDEDLRLRIMPNTTLKGRANLYVMPNLDAASITYNMVRMMTDGVAIGPILMGVDQPAHVLTPASTPRRVVNMTAIVAVEAQIRAGLKQSGVREMEQQLSE; this comes from the coding sequence ATGACCGACGACCTCAAGCAATCCGCGCTCGATTACCACCGCGTCGAACCGCGCGGCAAGATCAAGGTCGTCCCCACCAAGCCGATGGTGACCCAGCGCGACCTGTCGCTGGCCTATTCGCCGGGCGTGGCCTACGCGTGCGAAGCGATCGTCGCCGACCCGAACGCCGCCAGCGAAATGACCGCGCGCGGCAACCTCGTCGCCGTGATCACCAACGGCACCGCCGTGCTCGGCCTGGGCGACATCGGCCCGCTGGCGGGCAAGCCGGTGATGGAAGGCAAGGGCGTGCTGTTCCAGAAGTTCGCGGGCATCGACGTGTTCGACATCGAGATCGACGAGCGCGACCCCGACAAGCTGGTCGAGATCATCGCCTCGCTCGAACCCACCTTCGGCGGCATCAACCTGGAAGACATCAAGGCGCCGGAGTGCTTCATCGTCGAGCGCAAGCTGCGCGAGCGGATGAACATCCCGGTCTTCCACGACGACCAGCACGGCACCGCGATCATCGTCGGCGCCGCCGTGTACAACGCGCTGGAAATCGTCGGCAAGAAGATCGAAGACGTGAAGCTGGCGACGTCCGGCGCGGGCGCGGCGGGCATCGCGTGCCTCGACATGCTGGTGGCGCTGGGGATGAAGCCGGAAAACATCCTGGCGTTCGACCGCGAAGGCGTGCTGTACACCGGCCGCGGCCACATGGACCCGGACAAGCTGCGCTACGCGCGCGACACCGACAAGCGCACGCTGGCCGACATCTGCAACGGCGCCGACATCTTCCTGGGCCTGTCCGCCGGCGGCGTGCTCAAGCCCGAGATGGTGGCGACGATGGCCGATCGCCCGATCATCCTCGCCCTCGCCAACCCCAATCCCGAGATCCTGCCGGAAGACGCCAGGCGCGTGCGGCCGGATTGCATCATCGCGACGGGCCGCTCGGACTATCCGAACCAGGTCAACAACGCGTTGTGCTTCCCCTACATCTTCCGCGGTGCGCTCGACGTGGGCGCGACGGAAATCAACGAAGCGATGAAGCTGGCCTGCGTGCGCGCGATTGCTGCGCTCGCGCGCCGTGAAGCCTCGGATCTTGCGGCGGCGTACGGCGGCGAGATTCCGTCGTTCGGCCCGGAATACCTGATCCCGCGTCCGTTCGATCCGCGCTTGCTGGTGATGCTGGCGCCCGCGGTCGCGAAGGCCGCGATGGAATCGGGCATGGCGACGCGCCCGATCGCGGACTTCGCCGCGTACGAAGAAAAGCTCGGCCAGTTCATCTATCGCACCGGCCTGGTGATGAAGCCGGTGTACGACCGCGCGCGCGCCGACGTGAAGCGCGTGGTGTACGCCGAAGGCGAAGAAGAGACCGTGCTGCGCGCCGTGCAGACGGTGATCGACGAAGGCCTGGCCTCGCCGATCCTGATCGGCCGCCCGGACGTCATCGACACGCGCATCAAGCGCCTCGGGCTGCGCATGCGCCCGGGCGTGGATTTCGAACTGACCAATATCAACGACGATCCGCGCTTCAACGAGTACTGGCAGCAGTACCACGCGCTGACCGAACGTCGCGGCGTCACGCCGGCGGCGGCGAAGAACCTGCTGCGTTCGCGCCCCACGCTGATCGCCGCGCTGATGGTGGAACGCGGCGAAGCCGACGCGATGATCAGCGGCCTTGTCGGCCGCTTCCACAAGAAGCTCGGGTACATCCGCAGCGTGTTCGGCCTGGATCCCGGCGTGACCAGCACGTCGGCGATGACGGGCGTGATCAACGAGCAGGGCGTGTGGTTCTTCCTCGATACACACGTGCAGCTGGACCCCACCGCCGAGCAGATCGCCGAGAGCACGCTGCAGGCCACGTATCGCCTGAAGCTGTTCGGCATCGAGCCGAAGGTAGCCCTGCTGTCGCATTCCAACTTCGGCAGCCACGACGACGCCAGCGCGCGCAAGATGCGCCAGGTGCGCGAGATCCTGAAGGCCCGCGTGCCGCGCCTGGAAGTGGACGGCGAAATGATGGCCGACACCGCGTGGGACGAAGACCTGCGCCTGCGCATCATGCCCAACACCACGTTGAAGGGCCGCGCCAACCTCTACGTGATGCCGAACCTCGACGCCGCCAGCATCACCTACAACATGGTGCGGATGATGACGGACGGCGTGGCGATCGGCCCGATCCTGATGGGCGTGGACCAGCCCGCGCACGTGCTCACGCCGGCCAGCACGCCGCGCCGCGTGGTGAACATGACCGCGATCGTGGCGGTGGAAGCGCAGATCCGCGCAGGCCTGAAGCAGTCGGGCGTGCGCGAGATGGAGCAGCAGCTGAGCGAGTGA
- a CDS encoding aminotransferase class I/II-fold pyridoxal phosphate-dependent enzyme, which translates to MSIPSLKTRERLSEVRYEIRGELARRARELEGQGRSLIKLNIGNPGAFGFRAPEHLQRAIADHIASTDPYTHQQGLPAAREAIAEFHRKRGTPNASPERVFVGNGVSELIDLSLRALLNPGDEVLLPSPDYPLWSAATILNDGRPVYYRCLPENGFLPDPDEIASLVSPRTRAIVLINPNNPTGATYPRELLERIVAIAAKHHLLLMSDEIYDEILYDDARFEPLAPIAGDLPCLSFGGLSKVHRACGWRVGWAVLSGDPLASGDFHHAMDLLGALRLCANVPGQFAIHQALHGEDTIRPLTAPGGRLYETRRALIEACEASENLQLVEPKGALYGFPAVVGDAAVGFDDHAFALEMLEHEDVLIVPGSSFNVPFRNHFRVTLLPEAPVLREVFARIERVLSRRADAASARETAVA; encoded by the coding sequence ATGTCGATCCCCAGCCTCAAGACCCGTGAACGCCTGTCCGAAGTCCGCTACGAGATCCGCGGCGAACTCGCCCGCCGGGCCCGCGAACTGGAAGGCCAGGGCCGGTCGCTGATCAAGTTGAACATCGGTAACCCGGGCGCCTTCGGCTTCCGCGCGCCGGAACACCTGCAGCGCGCCATCGCCGACCACATCGCCAGCACCGATCCCTACACGCACCAGCAGGGCCTGCCCGCCGCGCGCGAGGCCATCGCCGAGTTCCATCGGAAACGCGGCACGCCCAATGCGTCGCCCGAACGGGTGTTCGTGGGCAACGGCGTGAGCGAACTCATCGACCTCAGCCTGCGCGCGCTGCTCAACCCGGGCGACGAAGTGCTGCTGCCCTCGCCCGACTACCCGCTGTGGTCGGCGGCCACCATCCTCAACGACGGGCGGCCGGTGTATTACCGCTGCCTGCCGGAAAACGGGTTCCTGCCCGATCCGGACGAGATCGCCTCGCTCGTGTCCCCGCGCACGCGCGCGATCGTGCTGATCAATCCGAACAACCCGACGGGCGCGACGTACCCGCGCGAATTGCTCGAACGCATCGTCGCCATCGCCGCCAAGCATCACCTGCTGCTGATGTCGGACGAGATCTACGATGAAATCCTCTACGACGACGCGCGCTTCGAACCGCTCGCGCCCATCGCCGGCGACCTGCCCTGCCTGTCGTTCGGCGGCCTGTCGAAGGTGCATCGCGCGTGTGGCTGGCGCGTGGGCTGGGCAGTGCTGAGCGGCGATCCGCTGGCCAGCGGCGATTTCCACCACGCGATGGATTTGCTGGGTGCGTTGCGCCTGTGCGCGAACGTGCCGGGGCAATTCGCGATCCACCAGGCGCTGCACGGCGAAGACACGATCCGGCCGCTCACGGCGCCGGGCGGCCGCTTGTACGAAACGCGGCGTGCGCTGATCGAAGCATGCGAAGCGAGCGAGAACCTGCAACTCGTCGAACCGAAGGGCGCGTTGTACGGCTTCCCGGCAGTGGTCGGCGATGCGGCGGTCGGGTTCGACGATCACGCTTTCGCCCTCGAGATGCTCGAACACGAAGACGTGCTGATCGTGCCGGGCTCGAGCTTCAACGTGCCGTTCCGCAATCATTTCCGCGTGACGTTGCTGCCGGAGGCGCCGGTGTTGCGCGAAGTGTTCGCGCGCATCGAGCGCGTCCTGTCGCGGCGGGCCGACGCGGCCTCCGCGCGCGAGACCGCGGTCGCATGA
- a CDS encoding flavohemoglobin expression-modulating QEGLA motif protein produces MVELADDILHHAALDARMVRVARSIKLLNMISWAASEQQNFLAGYAKGDYTLPNHQYPKYDFTEARRELAAVEKEADADHPLGHYVCDSARSWAIACELLESLGTPDVMKHSIRLFGRPDEPLPGGGPTTREAAHHFIEIANELDKELLAPSEQVQISATALQLQLQASLDDFFDKREIEVVLDPELIAKAAAGAHRIRLRTGAAFSDYDRHQLIEHEAMVHSLTALNGKEQPQLQSLSLSSPRTTATQEGLATFAEQITGSIDIERMKRISLRIEAVAKAMEGADFVEVFRYFLDAGQPPNESFVSAQRVFRGVPTNGGCAFTKDTVYVRGLIGVHTFFRWALRQRKLRLCRMLFAGKMTLADVQRFEPMFDCGALVPPKYLPHWVSRANGLAGMLAFSLFANRIRLDQVIASEGLFELQ; encoded by the coding sequence ATGGTCGAACTCGCGGACGACATCCTCCATCACGCGGCCCTCGATGCCCGCATGGTGCGCGTGGCGCGCAGCATCAAGCTGCTCAACATGATCAGCTGGGCGGCGAGCGAGCAGCAGAACTTCCTCGCCGGCTACGCCAAGGGCGACTACACGCTGCCCAACCACCAGTACCCGAAGTACGACTTCACCGAAGCGCGCCGCGAGCTGGCCGCGGTGGAGAAGGAAGCCGACGCCGACCATCCGCTCGGCCACTACGTGTGCGATTCGGCACGCAGCTGGGCGATCGCGTGCGAGTTGCTGGAGTCGCTCGGCACGCCCGACGTGATGAAGCATTCGATCCGCCTGTTCGGCCGGCCGGACGAGCCGCTGCCGGGCGGTGGCCCGACCACGCGCGAAGCCGCGCACCACTTCATCGAGATCGCCAACGAACTCGACAAGGAACTGCTGGCGCCATCGGAACAGGTGCAGATTTCCGCCACCGCGCTGCAGTTGCAGTTGCAGGCGTCGCTGGATGATTTCTTCGACAAGCGCGAGATCGAAGTGGTGCTGGATCCGGAGCTGATCGCGAAGGCCGCCGCCGGCGCGCATCGCATCCGCCTGCGCACGGGCGCGGCCTTCAGCGACTACGACAGGCACCAGCTGATCGAACACGAAGCGATGGTGCATTCGCTCACGGCGCTCAACGGCAAGGAGCAGCCGCAGCTGCAGAGCCTGTCGCTGTCGTCGCCGCGCACCACCGCCACGCAGGAAGGCCTGGCCACCTTCGCCGAACAGATCACCGGCAGCATCGACATCGAGCGCATGAAGCGCATCAGCCTGCGCATCGAAGCGGTGGCGAAGGCGATGGAAGGCGCGGACTTCGTCGAGGTGTTCCGCTACTTCCTGGACGCGGGGCAGCCGCCGAACGAAAGCTTCGTCTCGGCGCAGCGCGTGTTTCGCGGCGTGCCGACCAACGGCGGCTGCGCGTTCACGAAGGACACCGTGTACGTGCGCGGCCTGATCGGCGTGCACACGTTCTTCCGCTGGGCGTTGCGCCAGCGCAAGTTGCGGCTGTGCCGGATGTTGTTCGCCGGGAAGATGACGCTGGCGGACGTGCAGCGCTTCGAACCGATGTTCGATTGCGGCGCACTGGTGCCGCCGAAGTACCTGCCGCACTGGGTGTCGCGCGCGAATGGCCTGGCGGGGATGCTGGCGTTCTCGTTGTTCGCCAACCGCATCCGCCTGGATCAGGTCATTGCGTCGGAAGGCTTGTTCGAGCTGCAGTGA
- a CDS encoding PEGA domain-containing protein, whose product MKIFSRLMLAVVLCAAFGLTGCATVTRGSTQAFTVDSVPLGATVSMSNGERCTTPCTLKLKRKHPVSVEVCKAGFSAVNTTVQSQMSGAGGTALAGNVLIGGLIGAGVDAATGATKDLRPNPLMLTLVADAPGCIAPSFPAVPEGGQTPEEYAKGRKGKKAVAVPAAVAGT is encoded by the coding sequence ATGAAGATTTTCAGCCGGCTGATGCTGGCAGTTGTCCTGTGCGCGGCGTTTGGCCTGACCGGTTGCGCGACGGTCACGCGCGGATCCACGCAAGCCTTCACCGTCGACAGCGTGCCGCTGGGCGCGACGGTGTCGATGTCCAATGGCGAACGCTGCACGACGCCGTGCACGCTGAAGCTCAAGCGCAAGCATCCGGTGTCGGTGGAAGTGTGCAAGGCAGGCTTCTCCGCGGTGAACACCACCGTGCAGAGCCAGATGTCGGGCGCCGGTGGCACGGCCCTGGCCGGCAACGTGCTCATCGGCGGCCTGATCGGCGCCGGCGTCGATGCCGCCACCGGCGCCACCAAGGACCTGCGTCCGAATCCGCTGATGCTGACGCTCGTGGCGGATGCGCCGGGATGCATCGCACCCAGCTTCCCGGCGGTGCCCGAAGGCGGCCAGACGCCCGAGGAATACGCGAAGGGCAGGAAGGGCAAGAAGGCTGTCGCGGTGCCTGCCGCCGTCGCCGGAACCTGA
- a CDS encoding class I SAM-dependent methyltransferase — translation MPPADALRIARAFLPPRWYGNRYHYYYSRAKLRSDPLYPGVVEALRGSRAAVLDLGCGIGLLAHALRAAGVEVAYRGVDNDAPKIAQARQAAARAGLRDVAFEVIDLADAMPAHSGSVTVLDVLQFVPPEAQDAILDAAIARIADDGILVIRTGLDDGSTRARTTRRIDAFSRVMGWMNTGPKRYPDADALRARFEAAGLRSTFTPLYGNTPFNNWRIVAAR, via the coding sequence CTGCCGCCGGCCGACGCACTGCGCATCGCGCGGGCGTTCCTGCCGCCGCGCTGGTACGGCAATCGCTACCACTACTACTACAGCCGCGCGAAGTTGCGCAGCGATCCGCTGTATCCCGGCGTCGTGGAGGCGCTGCGTGGGTCGCGCGCGGCGGTGCTGGACCTCGGGTGCGGCATCGGGTTGCTGGCGCATGCGTTGCGCGCGGCGGGCGTCGAGGTCGCGTATCGCGGCGTGGACAACGACGCGCCGAAGATCGCGCAGGCGCGGCAGGCGGCGGCGCGTGCGGGGTTGCGCGACGTGGCGTTCGAAGTCATCGACCTGGCGGACGCCATGCCCGCGCATTCGGGCAGCGTCACGGTGCTCGACGTGTTGCAGTTCGTGCCGCCCGAGGCGCAGGACGCGATCCTCGATGCCGCGATCGCGCGCATCGCCGACGACGGCATCCTCGTGATCCGCACGGGCCTGGACGACGGCAGCACGCGCGCGCGCACCACGCGGCGCATCGATGCGTTCTCGCGCGTGATGGGGTGGATGAACACCGGGCCGAAGCGCTATCCGGATGCGGACGCGTTGCGCGCGCGTTTCGAAGCCGCGGGCCTGCGTTCGACGTTCACGCCGCTCTACGGCAACACGCCCTTCAACAACTGGCGCATCGTCGCCGCGCGCTAG
- a CDS encoding DUF2277 domain-containing protein: MCRNIKTLYNFDPPATHDEIRASALQFVRKLSGFNTPSKANEAAFELAVQQVSDAARTLIDSLTTISPPKNRETERSKAALVSAKRFGRPA, encoded by the coding sequence ATGTGCCGGAACATCAAGACCCTCTACAACTTCGACCCGCCCGCCACGCACGATGAGATCCGTGCGTCGGCGTTGCAGTTCGTCCGCAAGTTGAGCGGCTTCAACACGCCGTCGAAGGCCAACGAGGCCGCGTTCGAACTGGCGGTGCAACAAGTGAGCGACGCCGCGCGCACGCTCATCGATTCGCTCACCACCATCAGCCCGCCGAAGAATCGCGAAACCGAACGCAGCAAGGCCGCCCTCGTGTCGGCGAAGCGCTTCGGTCGGCCGGCTTGA
- a CDS encoding polysaccharide deacetylase family protein, with translation MKDHRRMHPEAIHRVPRHPNAWIGFFLLSQALVVALWVRFGWQVGLPAIFLSHAPFWWATLVPDSALFSPVLRRLPVEAQVAWLTIDDGPSDDTRAILDLLDAHDAKATFFLVGDRARARPELVHEIARRGHGFGNHSATHPQAWFWALPPHRMRDEIERTQATLHELTGIAPTWFRAVVGMANPFVAPVLKRHHLTRVAWSARAFDAFASDPSVVAARIERQLSPGAIILLHEGAKHGRNVESLRAVLERLQARGYRTVLPG, from the coding sequence ATGAAGGATCATCGCCGCATGCATCCCGAAGCGATCCACCGCGTCCCGCGCCACCCCAACGCCTGGATCGGGTTCTTCCTGCTCTCGCAGGCGCTGGTGGTCGCGCTCTGGGTGCGGTTCGGCTGGCAGGTCGGCCTGCCCGCGATTTTCCTGTCGCACGCGCCCTTCTGGTGGGCCACCCTTGTGCCGGACTCCGCGCTGTTCAGCCCCGTGCTGCGGCGCCTGCCGGTCGAGGCGCAGGTCGCCTGGCTCACGATCGACGACGGCCCGTCCGACGACACGCGGGCGATCCTCGACCTGCTCGACGCGCACGACGCGAAGGCCACCTTCTTCCTGGTCGGCGACCGCGCCCGCGCGCGGCCCGAGCTGGTGCACGAGATCGCGCGCCGCGGCCACGGCTTCGGCAACCACAGCGCCACGCATCCGCAGGCCTGGTTCTGGGCGCTGCCGCCGCACCGCATGCGCGACGAAATCGAACGCACGCAAGCCACGCTGCACGAACTCACCGGCATCGCGCCCACGTGGTTCCGCGCGGTGGTGGGGATGGCGAACCCGTTCGTCGCGCCGGTATTGAAGCGCCACCACCTCACGCGCGTGGCGTGGAGTGCGCGCGCGTTCGACGCGTTCGCGTCGGATCCGTCGGTGGTGGCGGCGCGCATCGAACGCCAGCTCTCGCCCGGCGCGATCATCCTGCTGCACGAAGGCGCGAAGCACGGCCGCAACGTGGAATCGCTCCGCGCCGTGCTCGAACGCCTGCAGGCGCGCGGCTATCGCACGGTGTTGCCCGGCTAG
- the rsgA gene encoding ribosome small subunit-dependent GTPase A produces the protein MTPLRAIGWPFAGEVDAPAWRETISSHPGTRPGRVIEQHRSGYIVAEGPGEGFAAESPPEWQRASSYRKGGIAPEDRAAVGDWVLLDGKKIVALLPRYSAIKRGAAGEHYKQQLIAANIDTVFVVCGLDADFNPRRIERYLVLVSGSGVAPVVVLTKADKALEADANAVEAARSALIDLGQDVPVVAVNAKDRDSVAGLHAWLQEGQSAVLVGSSGAGKSTLTNTLLGIEKMKTNEVRESDSRGRHTTTHRALIPLPTGACLIDTPGMRELKPTGEEDVAENFSDIEAIAEQCRFRDCKHAKEPGCAVRAAIEAGTLDAHRFANYMKLRDEVAGAANQLATRMAQKANDRVQGKALYKRIDEKYGKH, from the coding sequence GTGACCCCCCTGCGCGCCATCGGCTGGCCTTTCGCCGGCGAGGTCGATGCACCCGCATGGCGGGAAACGATTTCATCCCATCCCGGCACCCGGCCCGGCCGCGTGATCGAACAGCACCGCTCCGGCTACATCGTGGCCGAGGGCCCGGGCGAAGGCTTCGCCGCCGAGTCCCCGCCCGAGTGGCAGCGCGCCTCCAGCTATCGCAAGGGCGGCATCGCGCCCGAAGACCGCGCGGCCGTGGGCGACTGGGTGCTGCTGGACGGGAAGAAGATCGTCGCACTGCTGCCGCGCTACTCGGCCATCAAGCGCGGTGCGGCGGGCGAGCACTACAAGCAGCAATTGATCGCGGCCAACATCGACACGGTGTTCGTGGTGTGCGGCCTGGACGCGGACTTCAATCCGCGCCGCATCGAACGCTACCTCGTGCTCGTCAGCGGCAGCGGCGTGGCGCCGGTGGTCGTGCTGACCAAGGCGGACAAGGCGCTCGAAGCCGATGCGAACGCGGTGGAAGCCGCGCGCTCCGCGCTCATCGACCTCGGCCAGGACGTCCCCGTGGTCGCGGTGAACGCGAAGGACCGCGACAGCGTCGCCGGCTTGCATGCGTGGTTGCAGGAAGGGCAGAGCGCCGTGCTCGTCGGTTCGTCCGGCGCCGGGAAGTCCACGCTCACCAACACGTTGCTCGGCATCGAGAAGATGAAGACCAACGAAGTGCGCGAAAGCGATTCGCGCGGCCGCCACACCACGACGCACCGGGCGCTGATCCCGCTGCCGACCGGCGCATGCCTCATCGATACGCCCGGCATGCGCGAACTCAAGCCCACGGGCGAAGAGGACGTGGCGGAGAATTTCAGCGACATCGAAGCGATCGCGGAGCAGTGCCGCTTCCGCGACTGCAAGCATGCGAAGGAACCCGGCTGCGCCGTGCGCGCCGCCATCGAAGCGGGCACGCTGGACGCGCATCGCTTCGCCAACTACATGAAGCTGCGCGATGAAGTCGCCGGCGCCGCCAACCAGCTCGCCACGCGGATGGCGCAGAAAGCCAACGATCGCGTGCAGGGCAAGGCGCTCTACAAGCGGATCGACGAGAAATACGGGAAGCACTGA
- a CDS encoding SGNH/GDSL hydrolase family protein produces the protein MSKKTPAKTLPPGLRYLALGDSYTIGEGVPAAERWPVQLATTLRAEGIALKDPRIIATTGWTTDELASAIDAAEPLGQWDLVSLLIGVNNQYRGRTVVGFRSEFGELLDRAIAFARGRADRVLVLSIPDWGVTPFAIHEAGNRGNIAAEIDAFNQAKREVCEARGVAFVDITQASRTRGGEADQVAEDGLHPSGAMYTTWTQLALPVARTLMAK, from the coding sequence ATGAGCAAGAAGACGCCCGCGAAGACGCTTCCGCCGGGCTTGCGTTACCTCGCGCTCGGCGACAGCTACACCATCGGCGAAGGCGTGCCCGCCGCGGAACGCTGGCCGGTGCAACTGGCGACGACCTTGCGCGCGGAAGGCATCGCGCTGAAGGACCCGCGCATCATCGCGACGACCGGCTGGACGACGGACGAACTCGCGTCCGCGATCGACGCCGCCGAACCGCTCGGCCAGTGGGACCTCGTCTCGCTGCTGATCGGCGTGAACAACCAGTATCGCGGGCGCACGGTGGTCGGCTTCCGCAGCGAGTTCGGCGAATTGCTGGATCGCGCGATCGCCTTCGCGCGCGGCCGCGCCGATCGCGTGCTGGTGTTGAGCATCCCGGACTGGGGCGTCACGCCGTTCGCCATCCACGAAGCCGGCAACCGCGGCAACATCGCGGCGGAGATCGATGCGTTCAACCAGGCCAAGCGCGAGGTGTGCGAAGCGCGCGGCGTGGCGTTCGTCGACATCACGCAGGCCAGCCGCACGCGCGGCGGCGAGGCGGACCAGGTCGCGGAGGACGGGCTGCATCCGTCGGGCGCGATGTACACCACGTGGACGCAGCTCGCGTTGCCGGTCGCCCGCACGTTGATGGCGAAGTGA
- the grxD gene encoding Grx4 family monothiol glutaredoxin produces the protein MSLDPTLRTRIDTLLSDNRVVLFMKGHPGAPQCGFSAKAAGALNSLGVHYAHVDVLADPEIREGIKAYGDWPTIPQLYIGGELVGGSDIIEQMANSGELHGALGLPPPDRTPPAIEITPAAVQMLRKAVTDAGGDVVVRVDIDPQFRTRLHLAQPDANAVTAEAEGIRVQFDLAGARRAEGLRIDWADDTRGRGLVIENPNAPQPVKGMTPAEAIERLKAGTLKLVDVRPAEERAIASVPQQVLTFDNGLEAIEALPKDTALAFLCHHGGRSTQAAEHFRQLGFRQVYNVTGGIDAWANVDSAIARY, from the coding sequence ATGTCCCTCGACCCCACCCTCCGCACCCGCATCGACACCCTGTTGTCGGACAACCGCGTCGTCCTGTTCATGAAGGGCCACCCGGGCGCGCCGCAATGCGGCTTCTCCGCGAAGGCCGCGGGCGCGCTGAATTCGCTCGGCGTGCACTACGCGCACGTCGACGTGCTGGCCGATCCGGAAATCCGCGAAGGCATCAAGGCCTACGGCGACTGGCCGACGATCCCCCAGCTGTACATCGGCGGCGAACTGGTTGGCGGCAGCGACATCATCGAGCAGATGGCGAACTCCGGCGAACTGCACGGCGCGCTCGGCCTGCCGCCGCCGGACCGCACGCCGCCGGCCATCGAAATCACCCCGGCCGCCGTGCAGATGCTGCGCAAGGCCGTGACCGATGCGGGCGGCGACGTCGTCGTGCGCGTCGACATCGATCCGCAGTTCCGCACGCGCCTGCACCTCGCGCAGCCGGATGCGAATGCCGTGACGGCGGAAGCGGAAGGCATCCGCGTGCAGTTCGACCTCGCCGGCGCGCGTCGCGCCGAAGGCCTGCGCATCGACTGGGCCGACGACACGCGCGGCCGCGGCCTGGTCATCGAGAATCCGAATGCACCGCAACCGGTGAAGGGCATGACGCCGGCGGAAGCGATCGAACGCCTGAAGGCCGGCACGTTGAAGCTGGTGGACGTGCGTCCCGCCGAAGAACGCGCGATTGCCTCCGTGCCGCAGCAGGTGCTGACGTTCGACAACGGCCTGGAAGCGATCGAAGCGTTGCCGAAGGACACCGCGCTCGCGTTCCTGTGCCACCACGGCGGCCGCAGCACGCAGGCCGCGGAACATTTCCGCCAGCTCGGTTTCCGGCAGGTCTACAACGTCACCGGCGGCATCGACGCGTGGGCCAACGTGGACAGCGCCATCGCGCGGTACTGA